A genomic region of Xanthomonas campestris pv. phormiicola contains the following coding sequences:
- a CDS encoding TonB-dependent receptor: protein MSTRLPRHSLLPLALVAALCASSHAAAAETDADPAERKATELDAVRVNAERAEAPAGALGERPARDTPFSITRIDADALQERQVNSLAQMFMTDPSVSGNVGAYNSSWYTTIQVRGLPVSYSNGYKLNGMPLYTYGAEWPSETMQQVQLLKGASGFMYGFGAPGGIVNYITKKPTDTPLLDLSVGYRDGGVYSAQLDNGRRFGADDRFGYRLNLLREQGDTYNDTHVERTLASLGLDARLSDDLTWTADLLYQDRKLENEAPTITFYGYGDSALPRRLDPRRDRAIRDTFFNTEMQSAMTGLRWRIDNAWNARLDLSYSKFRSSINKIWDYVLNREGDTDTYIYDLGNLAENYLAQGLLEGRFSTGPIDHQLVAGASWQQADSGWAKQNLWYQLGTSNLYQDSALSYHSTHSRDTYRSDRVEQNALFASDTLSVGAHWSLLLGLRHTRYEQNSWDVDGTHTARYQKSVNTPTVALLFKPREDQTVYASYVESLEQGSTVGQLYENRNTLLPPLESKQYELGYKLERARWALDAAWFRIERGAEYGNAANYYVQDGEVRYQGFDLSGHVQATPNWRIGAGATWVDAEYLRNEAAAVGRTPAGVARFQATLDTAYAFDAVPGLSVHAAAKHYGSQPYGASMWNDLYDLKLPSFTLLDAGLGYRTHWGATPLTLRGELTNLTDRRYWSNDGNGYGQPRTWSLSATFEL, encoded by the coding sequence ATGTCCACCCGCCTCCCACGCCATTCCCTGTTGCCGCTCGCGCTGGTGGCCGCGCTCTGCGCATCCTCCCATGCCGCAGCGGCCGAGACCGACGCCGACCCCGCCGAACGCAAGGCCACGGAGCTGGACGCGGTCCGGGTCAACGCCGAGCGCGCCGAGGCGCCAGCCGGCGCCCTGGGCGAACGGCCCGCGCGCGATACCCCGTTCTCGATCACCCGCATCGATGCCGACGCCCTGCAGGAGCGCCAGGTCAACTCGCTGGCGCAGATGTTCATGACCGATCCGTCGGTCTCCGGCAACGTCGGCGCCTACAACAGCAGCTGGTACACCACCATCCAGGTGCGCGGCCTGCCGGTCAGCTACAGCAACGGCTACAAGCTCAACGGCATGCCGCTGTACACCTACGGCGCCGAGTGGCCGAGCGAGACCATGCAGCAAGTGCAACTGCTCAAGGGCGCCAGCGGCTTCATGTACGGCTTCGGCGCCCCCGGCGGCATCGTCAACTACATCACCAAGAAGCCCACCGACACCCCGCTGCTGGACCTGAGCGTGGGCTACCGCGACGGCGGCGTGTACAGCGCGCAGCTCGACAACGGCCGCCGCTTCGGCGCGGACGACCGCTTCGGCTACCGCCTCAACCTGCTGCGCGAACAGGGCGATACCTACAACGACACCCATGTCGAGCGCACGCTGGCCTCGCTGGGGCTGGATGCGCGCCTGAGCGACGACCTCACCTGGACCGCCGACCTGCTCTACCAGGACCGCAAGCTGGAGAACGAAGCGCCGACCATCACCTTCTACGGCTACGGCGACAGCGCGCTGCCGCGCCGCCTGGACCCGCGCCGCGACCGCGCTATCCGCGACACCTTCTTCAACACCGAGATGCAGTCGGCGATGACCGGCCTGCGCTGGCGGATCGACAACGCCTGGAACGCGCGCCTGGACCTGAGCTACAGCAAGTTCCGCAGTTCGATCAACAAGATCTGGGACTACGTGCTCAACCGCGAGGGCGACACCGACACGTATATCTACGACCTGGGCAACCTCGCCGAGAACTACCTGGCGCAGGGCCTGCTCGAAGGCCGCTTCAGCACCGGCCCGATCGACCACCAGCTGGTCGCCGGCGCGAGCTGGCAACAGGCCGACAGCGGCTGGGCCAAGCAGAACCTGTGGTACCAGCTGGGTACCTCCAACCTGTACCAGGACAGCGCGCTCAGCTATCACAGCACCCATTCGCGCGACACCTACCGCAGCGACCGGGTCGAGCAGAACGCGCTGTTCGCCAGCGACACGCTCAGCGTCGGCGCGCACTGGTCGCTGCTGCTGGGCCTGCGCCACACCCGCTACGAACAGAACAGCTGGGACGTGGACGGCACGCACACCGCCCGCTACCAGAAATCGGTCAACACCCCGACCGTGGCGCTGCTGTTCAAGCCGCGCGAAGACCAGACCGTGTACGCCAGCTACGTCGAATCGCTGGAGCAGGGCAGCACCGTCGGCCAGCTCTACGAGAACCGCAACACGTTGCTGCCGCCGCTGGAAAGCAAGCAGTACGAGCTGGGCTACAAGCTGGAGCGTGCGCGCTGGGCGCTGGATGCGGCCTGGTTCCGCATCGAGCGCGGCGCCGAATACGGCAATGCCGCCAACTACTACGTGCAGGACGGCGAGGTGCGCTACCAGGGATTCGACCTCAGCGGCCATGTGCAGGCCACGCCGAACTGGCGCATCGGCGCCGGCGCGACCTGGGTCGACGCCGAATACCTGCGCAACGAGGCCGCCGCGGTCGGCCGCACCCCCGCCGGCGTGGCCAGGTTCCAGGCCACGCTCGACACGGCGTACGCATTCGACGCCGTGCCAGGGCTGAGCGTGCACGCCGCGGCCAAGCACTACGGCTCGCAGCCCTACGGCGCGTCGATGTGGAACGACCTGTACGACCTGAAGCTGCCGTCCTTCACCCTGCTCGATGCCGGCCTCGGCTATCGCACGCACTGGGGCGCCACGCCGCTGACGCTGCGCGGCGAACTCACCAACCTCACCGACCGCCGCTACTGGAGCAACGACGGCAACGGCTACGGCCAGCCGCGCACCTGGTCGCTGAGCGCCACGTTCGAACTTTGA
- the purD gene encoding phosphoribosylamine--glycine ligase, with protein sequence MKILVIGSGGREHALSWKLAQSPRVSEVLVAPGNAGTATETKCRNVAVKVDDLDGLLALAQDEAVALTVVGPEVPLVLGVVDRFRAAGLRIFGPSAQAAQLEGSKAFAKAFLARHGIPTAFYEVHTEVDAALAYVRDKGAPIVVKADGLAAGKGVIVAMTLDEAEAAVRDMLSGNAFGDAGARVVIEEFLDGEEASFISMVDGATALPMATSQDHKRVGDGDTGPNTGGMGAYSPAPVVTADVHARVMREVVEPTVQGMIADGVPFTGFLYAGLMIDASGAPKVIEFNVRFGDPETQPVMLRLQSDLVDLVEAAIDGQLHATQAQWDPRPSLGVVLAAAPYPETPVTGEAISGLDQVPGSAKVFHAGTRLDDRGRVLSAGGRVLCVAALGDSVSEAQRNAYAGVAQIRWPSEFHRRDIGWRAIARERGE encoded by the coding sequence TTGAAAATCCTCGTCATCGGTTCCGGCGGCCGCGAACACGCCCTGTCCTGGAAGCTGGCCCAGTCCCCGCGCGTCAGCGAAGTGCTGGTCGCCCCGGGCAATGCCGGCACCGCCACTGAAACCAAGTGCCGCAATGTGGCGGTCAAGGTCGACGACCTCGACGGCCTGCTCGCGCTGGCCCAGGACGAAGCGGTGGCGCTGACCGTGGTCGGCCCGGAAGTGCCGCTGGTGCTGGGCGTGGTCGACCGTTTCCGCGCCGCCGGCCTGCGCATCTTCGGCCCCAGCGCCCAGGCCGCGCAGCTGGAAGGCAGCAAGGCCTTCGCCAAGGCATTCCTCGCCCGCCATGGCATCCCGACCGCGTTCTACGAAGTGCATACCGAGGTGGACGCGGCCTTGGCCTACGTGCGCGACAAAGGCGCGCCGATCGTGGTCAAGGCCGACGGCCTGGCCGCAGGCAAGGGCGTGATCGTGGCGATGACCCTGGACGAGGCCGAGGCCGCGGTGCGCGACATGCTCTCCGGCAATGCGTTCGGCGATGCCGGCGCGCGCGTGGTGATCGAGGAATTCCTCGACGGCGAGGAAGCCAGCTTCATCTCCATGGTCGATGGTGCCACCGCGCTGCCGATGGCCACCAGCCAGGACCACAAGCGCGTCGGCGATGGCGATACCGGCCCCAACACCGGCGGCATGGGCGCGTACTCGCCGGCACCGGTGGTCACCGCCGACGTGCATGCGCGGGTGATGCGCGAGGTGGTGGAGCCGACCGTGCAGGGCATGATCGCCGACGGCGTGCCGTTCACCGGCTTCCTGTATGCCGGACTGATGATCGACGCCAGCGGCGCGCCGAAGGTGATCGAGTTCAACGTGCGCTTCGGCGATCCGGAAACGCAGCCGGTGATGCTGCGCCTGCAGTCGGACCTGGTGGACCTGGTCGAGGCGGCGATCGACGGGCAACTGCACGCGACCCAGGCGCAGTGGGATCCGCGCCCGTCGCTGGGCGTGGTGCTGGCGGCGGCGCCGTACCCGGAAACGCCGGTCACCGGCGAAGCGATTTCCGGCCTGGACCAGGTGCCGGGCAGCGCCAAGGTGTTCCACGCCGGCACCCGGCTGGACGACCGCGGCCGCGTGCTCAGCGCCGGTGGCCGCGTGCTGTGCGTGGCCGCGCTGGGGGACAGCGTGTCCGAGGCGCAGCGCAATGCGTATGCCGGCGTGGCGCAGATCCGGTGGCCCAGCGAATTCCATCGCCGCGATATCGGCTGGCGCGCGATCGCGCGCGAACGCGGCGAATAG
- a CDS encoding LysR family transcriptional regulator: MLTLRQLEFAVAVAEEGSFTAAARRCHTVQSALSHQIAKIEEALGARLFERGARQVRPTAAGEVFLHNARATLRAAERLHEEMAQALGTVRGRLHIGQISSLTTVQVPALLRRFREAHSAVDVHLRTGMSDALLLELGEGRLDVALVGVGPHIVLTEQRLLLHEEPLALIAAPGNRFAARAEVSLHELEDAPMAGLIAGAGVRGIIDRAFAEAGLRQRLQYEVTHADLQRQLVVEDLGLAIVPQTMAAAMHGVAVIALRERFRFLTYATWRADPTPAARALIALLRQADAGETG; the protein is encoded by the coding sequence ATGCTGACCCTGCGCCAACTCGAGTTCGCCGTCGCCGTGGCCGAGGAAGGCAGCTTCACCGCCGCCGCGCGGCGTTGCCACACGGTGCAGTCGGCACTGAGCCACCAGATCGCCAAGATCGAGGAGGCGCTGGGCGCGCGGCTGTTCGAGCGCGGCGCGCGGCAGGTGCGGCCGACCGCCGCCGGCGAGGTGTTCCTGCACAACGCCCGCGCCACCCTGCGCGCGGCCGAGCGCCTGCACGAAGAGATGGCGCAGGCGCTGGGCACCGTACGCGGGCGCCTGCACATCGGCCAGATCTCCTCGCTGACCACGGTGCAGGTACCGGCCCTGCTGCGCCGCTTCCGCGAAGCGCACAGCGCGGTGGACGTGCACCTGCGCACCGGCATGAGCGATGCGCTGCTGCTCGAGCTGGGCGAAGGCCGGTTGGACGTGGCCCTGGTCGGGGTCGGCCCGCACATCGTCCTGACCGAGCAGCGCCTGCTGCTGCACGAGGAGCCGCTGGCGCTGATCGCCGCGCCCGGCAACCGCTTCGCCGCGCGCGCCGAGGTGTCCCTGCACGAACTGGAGGACGCGCCGATGGCCGGGCTGATCGCCGGCGCCGGCGTGCGCGGCATCATCGACCGCGCCTTCGCCGAGGCCGGCCTGCGCCAGCGGCTGCAATACGAGGTCACCCATGCCGACCTGCAGCGGCAGCTGGTGGTCGAGGACCTGGGCCTGGCGATCGTGCCGCAGACCATGGCCGCGGCGATGCACGGCGTGGCGGTGATCGCGCTGCGCGAGCGCTTCCGTTTCCTGACCTACGCTACCTGGCGCGCGGACCCGACTCCGGCCGCACGCGCGCTGATCGCGCTGCTGCGGCAGGCGGACGCCGGCGAAACCGGCTAG
- a CDS encoding TonB-dependent receptor, with translation MSCPSVHRAHVPPRRFHRGVRLAALAAALLLACNAYAEAADTDQATELDAVSVTAARVHANAGALGERNVQDTPFAIQVLDRDDLDKRQVVSLGDAFFNDPSVVTQVGAYSSGWSSPIINRGLGLSYDSYRVNGLQVSSWGSEWPLEAMEQVELLKGPAGFLYGFGQPGGLVNYLTKKPTDDTTLSARLGWRSDAVASAQLDAGGRFGNQDMFGYRLNVFREKGETYNGGEVDRKVVSAALDARLSDRLTWSADLVYQSRKLSEEAPQYYFIGLSAVPRAIGGDVDRSVTGSYYDTRSRLLSTGLEWRFADGWKASLNYGVTTSWNDVNKIFAYIDDGNGDYAVNAYELGGRSEWKLVQLMLQGRFATGPLRHQLVAGVSRQDATGWDRPYVWQTIGRGNLYDWQGLTHYSSASRVMTRSSETLQKALFVSDTVAFAPGWSLLAGWRYNDYEQVGTYHTYPVTPTYALMYKPVDAVTLYASYIESLEAGGRVGDDYLNAGQVLDPTISKQYEIGAKLAYPRWNANAAAFRLERGASIDRITATGKYLEQDGVTLYDGIELSGDYRLTEQLSIGGGATWLDPRYDKLSPDNAADQGHRVSFAARWQGVAHVDYAFPGIDGLSVYAALRYFGDVWYDTANTLKLPDYTLANLGAGYRMHLHGHPLTWRASIDNLTDRKYWITNSVGAPRTYALSVQFDL, from the coding sequence ATGTCTTGTCCGTCCGTGCACCGCGCGCACGTTCCACCCCGCCGCTTCCATCGCGGCGTGCGCCTGGCCGCGCTCGCCGCCGCGCTGCTGCTGGCCTGCAACGCCTACGCAGAGGCCGCCGATACCGACCAGGCCACCGAACTGGACGCGGTCAGCGTGACCGCGGCACGCGTGCACGCCAACGCCGGGGCGCTGGGCGAACGCAACGTGCAGGACACGCCGTTCGCGATCCAGGTGCTGGACCGCGACGACCTCGACAAGCGCCAGGTGGTGTCGCTGGGCGATGCCTTCTTCAACGATCCGTCGGTGGTCACCCAGGTCGGCGCCTATTCCAGCGGCTGGAGCTCGCCGATCATCAACCGCGGCCTCGGCCTGAGCTACGACAGCTACCGCGTCAACGGCCTGCAGGTGTCGTCCTGGGGCAGCGAATGGCCGCTGGAAGCGATGGAGCAGGTGGAGCTGCTGAAGGGCCCGGCCGGGTTCCTGTACGGCTTCGGCCAGCCCGGCGGCCTGGTCAACTACCTGACCAAGAAACCGACAGACGACACCACGCTGTCGGCCAGGCTCGGCTGGCGCTCGGATGCGGTCGCCAGCGCCCAGCTCGACGCGGGCGGGCGCTTCGGCAACCAGGACATGTTCGGCTACCGCCTCAACGTCTTCCGCGAGAAAGGCGAGACCTACAACGGCGGCGAGGTCGACCGCAAGGTCGTCTCGGCCGCGCTGGACGCGCGCCTGAGCGATCGCCTCACCTGGAGCGCCGACCTGGTCTACCAGAGCCGCAAGCTGTCCGAGGAAGCGCCGCAGTACTACTTCATCGGCCTGAGCGCGGTGCCGCGCGCGATCGGCGGCGACGTCGACCGCTCGGTGACCGGTTCGTACTACGACACCCGCTCGCGCCTGCTGTCGACCGGGCTGGAATGGCGCTTCGCCGACGGCTGGAAGGCCAGCCTGAACTACGGCGTCACCACCTCGTGGAACGACGTCAACAAGATCTTCGCCTACATCGACGACGGCAACGGCGACTACGCCGTCAACGCCTACGAGCTGGGCGGCAGGAGCGAGTGGAAGCTGGTGCAGCTGATGCTGCAGGGCCGCTTCGCCACCGGGCCGCTGCGCCACCAACTGGTGGCCGGCGTCTCGCGCCAGGACGCCACCGGCTGGGACCGCCCCTACGTGTGGCAGACCATCGGCCGCGGCAACCTCTACGACTGGCAGGGCCTGACCCACTACAGCAGCGCCTCGCGGGTGATGACCCGCAGCAGCGAGACGCTGCAGAAGGCGCTGTTCGTCAGCGACACCGTCGCCTTCGCGCCGGGCTGGTCGCTGCTGGCCGGCTGGCGCTACAACGACTACGAACAGGTCGGCACGTACCACACCTATCCGGTGACGCCGACCTATGCGCTGATGTACAAGCCGGTCGACGCAGTGACGCTGTATGCCAGCTACATCGAGTCGCTGGAAGCCGGCGGCCGCGTCGGCGACGACTACCTCAACGCCGGCCAGGTGCTCGACCCCACCATCAGCAAGCAGTACGAGATCGGCGCCAAGCTCGCCTACCCGCGCTGGAACGCCAACGCGGCCGCGTTCCGGCTGGAGCGCGGCGCCAGCATCGACCGCATCACCGCCACCGGCAAGTACCTGGAACAGGACGGCGTCACCCTGTACGACGGCATCGAACTGAGCGGCGACTACCGCCTCACCGAGCAACTGAGCATCGGCGGCGGCGCCACCTGGCTGGATCCGCGCTACGACAAGCTGTCGCCGGACAACGCCGCCGACCAGGGCCACCGGGTCAGCTTCGCGGCGCGCTGGCAAGGCGTGGCGCACGTGGACTACGCGTTCCCCGGCATCGATGGACTCAGCGTCTACGCCGCGCTGCGCTACTTCGGCGACGTCTGGTACGACACCGCCAACACGCTGAAGCTGCCGGACTACACGCTGGCCAATCTCGGCGCCGGCTATCGCATGCACCTGCACGGGCACCCGCTCACCTGGCGCGCCAGCATCGACAACCTCACCGACCGCAAGTACTGGATCACCAACAGCGTCGGCGCACCGCGCACCTATGCACTGAGCGTGCAGTTCGACCTGTGA
- a CDS encoding MFS transporter encodes MDTTPHPPLHRGLVLLMAAATGLAVASNYYAQPLLEVLAQTFAIDVRSAGAVVTTAQLAYAAGLLLLVPLGDRFERRSLIVGLYALSAVGLLISAASTSFALLLLGTLVTGLSSVAAQILVPFAATLAAPHERGRVVGTVMSGLLLGILLARTVSGLLAGVGGWHTVYWVAAALILLVAALLWRALPRHPGNPRLSYPHLIGSVLALLRDEPVLRSRAILGGLIFAGFSMFWTTLAFLLSGPSYGYGTATIGLFGLIGAAGAFAANLSGKLSDRGAGHWVGWGGLAMLLLSWLLLAAAPHSLWLLIAGVLLLDVAVQGVHIGNQHVIYQLDPKARNRITSAYVTCYFIGGAIGSSLGTAAYAYAGWRGVVVGGAALAVAALLWMGISVRPARPPAALAPLPER; translated from the coding sequence ATGGACACGACCCCGCACCCCCCATTGCATCGCGGCCTGGTGCTGCTGATGGCCGCCGCCACCGGCCTGGCGGTGGCCAGCAACTACTACGCGCAGCCGCTGCTGGAAGTGCTGGCGCAGACCTTCGCGATCGACGTGCGCAGCGCCGGCGCGGTAGTCACCACCGCGCAGCTGGCCTACGCCGCCGGCTTGCTGTTGCTGGTGCCGCTGGGCGACCGCTTCGAGCGCCGCAGCCTGATCGTCGGGCTGTACGCGCTCAGTGCGGTGGGCCTGCTGATCAGCGCCGCCTCGACCAGCTTCGCGCTGCTGCTGCTCGGCACCCTGGTTACCGGACTCAGTTCGGTGGCCGCGCAGATCCTGGTGCCGTTCGCCGCCACCCTGGCCGCGCCGCACGAACGCGGGCGTGTGGTCGGCACGGTGATGAGCGGGCTGCTGCTCGGCATCCTGCTGGCGCGCACCGTGTCCGGGCTGCTGGCCGGCGTCGGCGGCTGGCATACAGTGTACTGGGTGGCCGCGGCGCTGATCCTGCTGGTGGCGGCGCTGCTGTGGCGCGCGCTGCCGCGGCATCCGGGCAATCCGCGGTTGTCGTATCCGCACCTGATCGGTTCGGTGCTGGCGCTGCTGCGCGACGAGCCGGTGCTGCGCTCGCGCGCCATCCTGGGCGGGCTGATCTTCGCCGGCTTCAGCATGTTCTGGACCACGCTGGCGTTCCTGCTGTCCGGGCCGAGCTATGGCTACGGCACCGCGACGATCGGCCTGTTCGGCCTGATCGGCGCCGCCGGCGCGTTCGCCGCCAACCTGTCGGGCAAGCTCTCCGACCGCGGCGCCGGGCACTGGGTGGGCTGGGGCGGGCTGGCGATGCTGCTGCTGTCGTGGTTGCTGCTGGCCGCCGCGCCGCATTCGCTGTGGCTGCTGATCGCCGGCGTGCTGTTGCTGGACGTGGCGGTGCAGGGCGTGCACATCGGCAACCAGCACGTGATCTACCAACTGGATCCGAAGGCGCGCAACCGCATCACCTCGGCCTACGTCACCTGCTACTTCATCGGCGGCGCGATCGGTTCCAGCCTCGGCACCGCCGCCTACGCCTACGCCGGTTGGCGCGGGGTGGTGGTCGGCGGCGCGGCGCTGGCGGTGGCGGCGCTGCTGTGGATGGGGATCAGCGTGCGGCCGGCACGGCCGCCGGCGGCGCTGGCGCCGCTGCCGGAGCGGTGA
- a CDS encoding uracil-DNA glycosylase — protein MPLAPDIRKQFRTLAAQTDGIDTKVYEDYAKDPLEPIIGLGPKTARLCFFGRDPGRSEVEHGEPFVGSGGQLLRKALYRHLHGGQPMPDFAASLAVGRDVFWINTVPYKPIGNKTWSMQAKRRFHPLMRRLLIAQWHGHEIVTLGREAFLWFGIGQPKDVRAQLDAFWASAARFSAHLEVRLQTETGAARCFRLSPLPHPSPLNQTWFKRFPALLDARLQQLAV, from the coding sequence ATGCCGCTAGCTCCCGACATCCGCAAGCAGTTCCGCACGCTCGCCGCGCAGACCGACGGCATCGATACCAAGGTCTACGAGGACTACGCCAAGGATCCACTCGAGCCAATCATCGGGCTCGGCCCCAAGACGGCGCGGCTGTGCTTCTTCGGCCGCGACCCGGGCCGCAGCGAGGTCGAACATGGCGAACCCTTCGTCGGCAGCGGCGGGCAGCTGCTGCGCAAGGCGCTGTACCGGCATCTGCACGGCGGCCAGCCGATGCCCGATTTCGCCGCCTCGCTCGCGGTCGGCCGCGATGTTTTCTGGATCAACACCGTGCCGTACAAGCCGATCGGCAACAAGACCTGGTCGATGCAGGCGAAGCGGCGTTTCCATCCGCTGATGCGGCGCCTGCTGATCGCGCAATGGCACGGCCACGAGATCGTCACCCTCGGCCGCGAAGCCTTCCTGTGGTTCGGCATCGGCCAGCCCAAGGACGTACGCGCGCAGCTGGACGCGTTCTGGGCCAGCGCAGCGCGCTTCAGCGCGCACCTCGAGGTCCGCCTGCAGACCGAGACCGGCGCGGCGCGATGCTTCCGGCTGTCTCCGCTGCCGCACCCTTCGCCGCTCAACCAGACCTGGTTCAAACGCTTCCCTGCGCTGCTCGACGCGCGCCTGCAGCAACTGGCGGTGTGA
- the yccS gene encoding YccS family putative transporter, translating into MLADPLRRRQASSRPALRYRVAVPKSSIETRLSRLWAHEKASYGLRVFIALGVAMGVCWQQQQLTALPAIFLGAIASAIAETDDNWLGRIKSVLLSLLCFAAAAAAVVLLFPYPLAFVAGMALSTFALTLLGALGERYASIAQATVALAIYAMIGIDHGGRSGHVGGSAWHGIGLLMLGAAWYGLLSILWTLLFANRPVRERLSRLFFELGRYLRLKAALFEPVRQSDLHARRLALAEQNAQVVAALNAAKTAIMSRFGRSGRPGVQSGLYFRLYYMAQDFHERASSSHYPYEALTDAFFHSDVLYRCQRLLALQGKACAALGEAIRLRQPFEYGEQTQQATTDLRQSLDFLHAQADPRQARLLGSLELLVTNLQSIERRLSEAAQSDTTSDTLDTRLRDSSPHTLREMLVRVGQQLTPGSVLFRHGLRMAIALVVGYAIMQSIHASNGYWILLTTAFVCRPNYGATRLRLAQRIAGTLIGLVATWTLMQLFPGTELQLLFALFGALLFFVTRTDRYMLATAAITVMALFCFNLLGDGFVLIWPRLVDTLIGCAIAAAASFLILPDWQGRRLNQVMATVLASCARYLAQVLEQYRSGMRDDLPYRIARRDMHNADAALSVALSNMLREPGRYRRNLDAGFRFLALSNTLLGYLSALGAHRAALAGEADPAIDRAGGYLQDTLGAIADALAQRQALPPADESAELGMADALEHEDGIDEAKRRLVRNQLALTLRLLPKLRAAAHAVTAPAAAPAPPAAVPAAR; encoded by the coding sequence ATGCTCGCCGACCCACTTCGGCGTCGGCAAGCATCATCGCGGCCAGCGTTGCGTTATCGTGTCGCCGTGCCGAAATCCTCGATCGAAACCCGCCTCAGCCGCCTGTGGGCCCACGAAAAGGCCAGCTACGGGCTGCGCGTGTTCATCGCCCTGGGCGTGGCGATGGGCGTGTGCTGGCAGCAGCAGCAACTGACCGCGCTGCCGGCGATCTTCCTCGGCGCCATCGCCAGCGCCATCGCCGAGACCGACGACAACTGGCTGGGCCGGATCAAGTCGGTGCTGCTGTCGCTGCTGTGCTTCGCCGCCGCCGCGGCCGCGGTGGTGCTGCTGTTCCCGTATCCGCTGGCGTTCGTCGCCGGCATGGCGCTGTCCACCTTCGCCCTGACCCTGCTCGGCGCGCTCGGCGAACGCTACGCCTCCATCGCCCAGGCCACGGTGGCGCTGGCGATCTACGCGATGATCGGCATCGACCATGGCGGCCGTTCCGGCCACGTCGGCGGCAGCGCCTGGCACGGCATCGGCCTGTTGATGCTCGGTGCCGCCTGGTACGGGCTGCTGTCGATCCTGTGGACGCTCCTGTTCGCCAACCGCCCGGTGCGCGAGCGGCTGTCGCGGCTGTTCTTCGAACTCGGCCGCTACCTGCGGCTCAAGGCCGCGCTGTTCGAACCGGTGCGGCAGAGCGACCTGCATGCGCGGCGGCTGGCGCTGGCCGAACAGAACGCGCAGGTCGTGGCGGCGCTGAACGCGGCCAAGACCGCGATCATGAGCCGCTTCGGCCGCTCCGGCCGGCCCGGCGTGCAGTCCGGCCTGTACTTCCGCCTGTACTACATGGCGCAGGATTTCCACGAACGCGCCAGCTCCTCGCACTATCCCTACGAGGCGCTGACCGACGCGTTCTTCCACAGCGACGTGCTGTACCGCTGCCAGCGCCTGCTGGCCCTGCAGGGCAAGGCCTGCGCCGCGCTGGGCGAAGCGATCCGGCTGCGCCAGCCGTTCGAATACGGCGAGCAGACCCAGCAGGCCACCACCGACCTGCGCCAGTCGCTGGACTTCCTGCATGCCCAGGCCGATCCGCGCCAGGCGCGGCTGCTCGGCTCGCTGGAACTGCTGGTCACCAACCTGCAGAGCATCGAGCGGCGGCTGTCCGAGGCCGCGCAATCGGACACCACCAGCGACACCCTCGACACCCGCCTGCGCGACTCCTCGCCGCACACCTTGCGCGAGATGCTGGTGCGCGTCGGCCAGCAGCTCACTCCCGGTTCGGTGCTGTTCCGGCACGGGCTGCGCATGGCGATCGCGCTGGTGGTCGGCTACGCCATCATGCAGTCCATCCACGCCAGCAACGGCTACTGGATCCTGCTCACCACCGCCTTCGTGTGCCGGCCCAACTACGGCGCCACCCGGCTGCGCCTGGCGCAGCGCATCGCCGGCACGCTGATCGGCCTGGTCGCGACCTGGACGCTGATGCAGCTGTTCCCCGGTACCGAACTGCAACTGCTGTTCGCGCTGTTCGGCGCGCTGCTGTTCTTCGTCACCCGTACCGACCGTTACATGCTGGCCACCGCCGCGATCACGGTGATGGCGCTGTTCTGCTTCAACCTGCTCGGCGACGGCTTCGTGCTGATCTGGCCGCGCCTGGTGGATACGCTGATCGGCTGCGCGATCGCCGCGGCGGCCTCGTTCCTGATCCTGCCCGACTGGCAGGGCCGGCGCCTGAACCAGGTGATGGCGACGGTGCTGGCCAGCTGCGCGCGCTACCTGGCGCAGGTGCTGGAGCAGTACCGCAGCGGCATGCGCGACGACCTGCCCTACCGCATCGCCCGGCGCGACATGCACAACGCCGATGCCGCGCTGTCGGTGGCCTTGTCCAACATGCTGCGCGAGCCCGGCCGTTACCGCCGCAACCTGGATGCGGGCTTCCGTTTCCTGGCGCTGTCCAACACCTTGCTCGGCTATCTGTCGGCGCTGGGCGCGCACCGCGCCGCGCTGGCCGGCGAGGCCGATCCGGCCATCGACCGCGCCGGCGGTTACCTGCAGGACACCCTGGGCGCGATCGCCGACGCGCTGGCGCAGCGCCAGGCGCTACCGCCGGCCGACGAATCGGCCGAGCTGGGCATGGCCGATGCGCTGGAACACGAGGACGGGATCGACGAGGCCAAGCGGCGGCTGGTGCGCAACCAGCTGGCGCTGACCCTGCGCCTGCTGCCCAAGCTGCGCGCCGCCGCGCATGCGGTCACCGCTCCGGCAGCGGCGCCAGCGCCGCCGGCGGCCGTGCCGGCCGCACGCTGA